A genomic region of Aeropyrum pernix K1 contains the following coding sequences:
- a CDS encoding MBL fold metallo-hydrolase yields MAGARLVPGPLGGRFPFSNCVLVEDAGFKVLVDTGCEPWERGLVDVDVVVFTHFHPDHIRGFHRLRAGRVAAPEGEEPYAGRLERLALRFAGERWREWISMARLVMDLEGVPEPGEYFRPGEDLCFRGVCIKTYPARGHLQTHTLLELPGGLVHLVDIDLTGFGPWYGNPEASPELFLLDIEAAAEMEARGYLSAHKDRVYSRGEGVEALARFAGRLVEQAEGVYKALEAAGRPLWPWELTGRGIIYRRYLEGMEAIMSYFEGVMIEKLLGLLGLWGCTRKTPGGYVARDCHLGVIKDRITRNILSLA; encoded by the coding sequence GTGGCTGGTGCTAGGCTTGTTCCGGGGCCTCTTGGGGGGAGGTTTCCCTTTAGCAACTGTGTGTTGGTTGAGGATGCGGGGTTCAAGGTTCTCGTGGATACGGGGTGTGAGCCCTGGGAGCGTGGGCTGGTGGATGTTGATGTAGTGGTGTTCACTCACTTCCACCCAGACCATATCAGGGGGTTCCATAGGCTGCGGGCTGGCCGGGTGGCTGCCCCGGAGGGTGAGGAGCCCTATGCTGGGAGGCTTGAGAGGCTTGCCCTCAGGTTTGCCGGCGAGAGGTGGAGGGAGTGGATCAGCATGGCTAGGCTGGTTATGGATCTGGAAGGCGTGCCGGAGCCGGGGGAGTATTTCAGGCCTGGGGAGGACCTCTGCTTCCGGGGGGTCTGCATTAAGACCTACCCCGCTAGGGGGCACCTCCAGACCCACACCCTGCTCGAGCTGCCCGGGGGGCTTGTCCACCTTGTGGATATCGATTTGACAGGGTTCGGCCCATGGTACGGCAACCCTGAGGCGAGCCCCGAGCTCTTCCTACTCGACATTGAGGCTGCCGCGGAGATGGAGGCCAGGGGGTATCTTTCAGCCCACAAGGACAGGGTCTACTCTAGGGGTGAGGGTGTGGAGGCTCTCGCCAGGTTTGCGGGGAGGCTGGTGGAGCAGGCTGAGGGTGTGTATAAGGCCTTGGAGGCCGCTGGGAGGCCCCTCTGGCCCTGGGAGCTCACCGGGAGGGGTATAATATACAGGAGGTATCTGGAGGGTATGGAGGCCATTATGAGCTACTTCGAGGGCGTGATGATAGAGAAGCTCCTCGGCCTCCTAGGCCTATGGGGCTGCACCCGGAAGACCCCCGGGGGGTATGTTGCCAGGGACTGCCACCTCGGGGTTATCAAGGATAGGATAACGAGGAACATACTATCCCTAGCCTAA
- a CDS encoding type II toxin-antitoxin system RelE family toxin, with protein sequence MTEVYIESSAKRDLKRLPKHIVQWVLNTVEELEENPFIGERLHLPASLHGLYCFKLRRGDYRLVYCYVPNRDTVYIIAVGHRGEIYEKFRRRIK encoded by the coding sequence TTGACAGAGGTCTATATAGAGAGTTCTGCAAAACGTGATTTAAAGAGGCTGCCAAAGCATATTGTCCAGTGGGTGTTAAACACTGTTGAGGAACTCGAGGAGAACCCGTTTATCGGCGAGAGGCTACATCTTCCAGCAAGCCTACATGGCTTGTACTGCTTTAAGCTAAGGCGAGGAGACTACCGGCTAGTCTACTGCTACGTTCCAAATCGAGACACAGTATATATCATCGCCGTTGGACACCGAGGCGAGATATACGAGAAGTTTCGAAGACGAATAAAATAA
- a CDS encoding CBS domain-containing protein, translating to MVAEMGNNYLLIPPSLLASIVAREVSGNTSIYSSQLLHRPPREIVDAEALLAILREKGVEPPITAGQLADGGIKPVRHDTPAESVLKLMEKGAPVVPVVDGDGRPIGVITPDSLEEAIEEGVDLSTTPAHTLAYMEAPVVGEDEGVDDMLEKMLTYESEAAIVVDRDGRYKGTVLIEEVIAALAYILQEAGSGSRRRRTPERA from the coding sequence ATGGTGGCGGAGATGGGCAACAACTACCTCCTAATCCCCCCGAGCCTCCTGGCATCGATAGTCGCTAGGGAAGTCTCGGGCAACACCTCCATATACTCGAGCCAGCTCCTCCACAGGCCGCCGAGGGAGATTGTGGACGCCGAGGCGCTTCTGGCAATATTGAGGGAGAAGGGCGTCGAACCCCCTATAACCGCGGGGCAGCTTGCAGACGGCGGTATAAAGCCGGTGAGGCACGACACACCGGCCGAGAGTGTGTTGAAGCTCATGGAGAAGGGAGCACCAGTCGTCCCCGTGGTAGACGGTGATGGGAGGCCCATAGGTGTTATAACGCCAGACTCGCTCGAGGAGGCTATAGAGGAGGGCGTAGACCTCTCAACCACCCCCGCCCACACGCTGGCCTATATGGAAGCGCCAGTTGTGGGGGAGGATGAGGGGGTTGACGACATGCTGGAGAAGATGCTCACGTACGAGTCTGAGGCTGCGATAGTGGTTGACAGGGATGGGAGGTACAAGGGTACGGTGCTCATAGAAGAGGTTATAGCAGCGCTCGCATACATCCTCCAGGAGGCCGGCTCGGGCTCCCGGAGGAGGCGCACCCCAGAGAGGGCGTAG
- a CDS encoding zinc-binding dehydrogenase encodes MARGGLALKDRFKAAVLYGWREPFRLEEYEVEPPEGWVPVEVRSVGMCGRDLVVWKGGFPNLKPPLVLGHEVFGLHDGRPVSVYPAIAVPGCPDCPPSILGENLPGGYAERVYVPRENLIPLPDTDFNKYAAATCGVATMMHAASVASVRPGERVLVTGASGGVALHGIQYLQLLGAEVVAYTRSREKARVLEEELGVEAVTSLDFYRERGRVDVVMETVGAPTINESMRALRPRGRLVLIGNITGEPVTIKRPALLVMREITISGTAAFTRKEWEAAIKTIAKGGVKPFYKAYRLDQINNALKEALQGARIGRIVINP; translated from the coding sequence TTGGCACGTGGTGGTCTCGCGTTGAAGGACAGGTTTAAAGCCGCGGTTCTCTACGGCTGGAGGGAGCCGTTCAGGCTCGAGGAGTACGAGGTGGAGCCCCCTGAAGGCTGGGTCCCTGTCGAGGTTAGGAGTGTTGGCATGTGCGGCAGGGATCTCGTTGTCTGGAAGGGAGGGTTCCCCAACCTTAAGCCCCCGCTGGTGCTGGGCCACGAGGTCTTCGGCCTCCACGATGGGAGGCCGGTCTCGGTCTATCCCGCCATAGCCGTCCCGGGGTGCCCGGACTGCCCTCCCTCGATACTGGGGGAGAACCTACCGGGGGGGTACGCCGAGAGGGTCTACGTGCCCCGGGAGAACCTCATACCCCTCCCCGACACGGATTTCAACAAGTACGCCGCCGCGACGTGCGGCGTGGCTACAATGATGCACGCTGCCAGCGTCGCCAGCGTGAGGCCAGGGGAGAGGGTGCTTGTGACCGGGGCCTCCGGGGGTGTAGCGCTCCACGGGATACAGTACCTCCAGCTCCTTGGGGCTGAGGTTGTGGCCTACACTAGGAGTAGGGAGAAGGCCAGGGTGCTCGAGGAGGAGCTTGGCGTCGAGGCTGTGACAAGCCTAGACTTCTACAGGGAGCGGGGCAGGGTTGATGTGGTCATGGAGACGGTGGGGGCGCCCACGATAAACGAGAGCATGAGAGCCCTCCGCCCACGCGGCCGCCTAGTCCTAATAGGCAACATAACCGGGGAGCCAGTAACAATAAAGCGTCCAGCACTGCTCGTCATGAGAGAGATAACAATATCAGGCACAGCAGCATTCACACGCAAAGAATGGGAGGCAGCCATAAAAACAATAGCCAAGGGAGGAGTCAAACCCTTCTACAAAGCATACAGACTAGACCAGATAAACAACGCCCTAAAAGAAGCACTACAAGGCGCCAGAATCGGAAGAATAGTAATAAACCCCTAG
- a CDS encoding winged helix-turn-helix domain-containing protein, which produces MKSEIDKDLCILNIISTIHKIKNNINKFYNKLSRNEALTRYVLIDPFLRSIGWDLGNPKEVIPEFSTEVGVPDYALLQDDKLFMFIEAKALGKIKDVDQVKVVSYAVTKGVQYLTITDGDSWIVYDLYREGNIEQKQILTWSMSSDDAVTIAIKALFIANLKPPILSLYRRERQLSELVTKSTVIKLEHDKNVLRKKFKGPITSKTARDIILTILKSEKRPLSVKEIFERAQIMFEPTEEDKKVLSNGEVRWQNRIRWELSKLAKEGLIKRVKEGVYKA; this is translated from the coding sequence ATGAAATCCGAAATCGATAAGGATTTATGTATTTTAAATATCATATCAACAATACACAAAATAAAAAATAATATAAACAAATTCTATAATAAATTATCGCGCAATGAAGCATTGACAAGATATGTACTAATTGATCCCTTCCTTCGAAGCATAGGCTGGGACCTGGGAAACCCCAAAGAAGTCATTCCAGAGTTTAGTACTGAGGTAGGTGTTCCAGACTATGCCCTTTTACAAGATGATAAATTATTCATGTTTATTGAGGCTAAAGCTCTTGGTAAAATAAAGGATGTTGATCAGGTTAAAGTCGTATCATATGCAGTCACAAAAGGTGTTCAATATCTTACGATAACTGATGGAGACTCATGGATAGTATATGACTTGTACCGTGAAGGAAATATTGAACAGAAACAAATATTAACGTGGAGTATGTCCAGCGACGATGCTGTTACTATAGCTATTAAGGCATTATTCATAGCTAACCTAAAACCCCCCATTCTATCTCTCTACAGAAGAGAAAGACAGCTTTCGGAGCTAGTCACTAAATCTACTGTAATTAAACTTGAACATGATAAAAATGTTCTAAGGAAAAAGTTTAAGGGGCCTATTACGTCAAAAACTGCTAGAGATATCATATTAACGATATTGAAATCCGAAAAGAGACCTTTAAGCGTCAAAGAAATATTCGAACGCGCCCAAATAATGTTCGAGCCTACTGAAGAGGATAAGAAAGTCCTCTCTAATGGAGAAGTGAGATGGCAAAATAGAATAAGATGGGAACTTTCAAAGCTGGCTAAGGAAGGGCTAATAAAAAGAGTAAAAGAAGGCGTTTACAAGGCTTAA
- a CDS encoding putative metallopeptidase: MRYERAPDVCRAAEVLVDALGLDYIDVSRVYCVRSWGSRGRAYARIYGTPGAWAAALGYNPGYVIEVVSEKFDPLPLEEKVKVVIHELLHIPRTFSGGLRAHGPLVNGRRVAALYRRVRGDARVMGILREALDGGPQE; this comes from the coding sequence GTGAGGTATGAGAGGGCCCCGGACGTGTGCCGGGCCGCTGAGGTCCTCGTAGACGCTCTCGGACTAGACTATATCGACGTCTCCAGGGTGTACTGCGTGAGGAGCTGGGGGAGTAGGGGGAGGGCTTATGCGAGGATCTACGGGACGCCGGGGGCTTGGGCTGCGGCCCTCGGCTATAACCCCGGCTACGTTATAGAGGTTGTCTCGGAGAAGTTCGACCCTCTGCCACTGGAGGAGAAGGTTAAGGTCGTCATACATGAGCTGCTCCACATACCCCGCACCTTCAGCGGCGGCCTCAGGGCCCATGGCCCCCTGGTTAACGGGAGGAGGGTTGCAGCGCTGTACAGGAGGGTCAGGGGTGATGCCAGGGTTATGGGCATCCTCCGCGAAGCCTTGGATGGAGGCCCTCAAGAATAG
- a CDS encoding CDGSH iron-sulfur domain-containing protein, whose translation MARVRIVAKKNGPYLLEVDGKVQTALCRCGHSNNKPYCDGTHARVGFQADEKVAFEAEF comes from the coding sequence GTGGCTAGGGTAAGGATAGTGGCCAAGAAGAACGGGCCCTACCTACTCGAGGTAGACGGGAAGGTCCAGACGGCCCTGTGCCGCTGCGGCCACTCCAACAACAAGCCCTACTGCGACGGAACCCACGCTAGAGTGGGGTTCCAGGCTGATGAGAAGGTGGCCTTCGAGGCAGAGTTCTAA